One window of the Cryptomeria japonica chromosome 7, Sugi_1.0, whole genome shotgun sequence genome contains the following:
- the LOC131040380 gene encoding probable E3 ubiquitin-protein ligase RHA4A — protein sequence MATPFHCRRFLSLPLTIRERESWMKWLIIVWMIIVIVVPLIFFKFVIHIGHPFYYILYAVIVLVVTLTVFLRRAVGAVEAEAEVAAASAMATASTSASRPRRSVDVAMEVFDYSISKDEVEDDCGQLCIICLCDYEEDGQPALSLPVCRHNFHVACIQRWLECHNRCPVCSTTPVPSEPASQTRTDVVRVSVVVPHIIESTLEERGGTHFY from the coding sequence ATGGCCACGCCCTTTCACTGCAGAAGGTTCCTCAGCCTACCGCTAACTATAAGGGAACGAGAGTCATGGATGAAATGGCTCATAATTGTATGGATGATCATTGTAATCGTTGTTCcccttatctttttcaaatttgtcaTCCATATTGGGCACCCCTTCTACTACATATTATATGCAGTAATAGTTTTGGTGGTGACTCTCACTGTCTTCTTGAGGAGGGCGGTGGGGGCAGTGGAGGCGGAGGCGGAGGTGGCGGCCGCTTCAGCCATGGCAACGGCTTCCACGTCAGCTTCGAGGCCGAGGCGGAGCGTTGATGTGGCTATGGAGGTATTCGATTACAGTATCTCAAAAGATGAGGTGGAAGATGATTGCGGACAGCTGTGCATTATTTGTCTTTGTGATTATGAAGAAGACGGACAGCCAGCGTTGTCGTTGCCAGTGTGTCGCCATAATTTCCACGTGGCATGCATTCAGAGGTGGTTGGAGTGTCACAATAGATGCCCCGTCTGCAGCACAACACCGGTTCCCTCGGAACCTGCTTCACAAACGAGAACAGATGTAGTGCGTGTCTCGGTTGTGGTGCCCCATATAATAGAGAGTACTTTAGAGGAAAGGGGAGGCACGCACTTTTATTGA